A stretch of Myxococcus hansupus DNA encodes these proteins:
- a CDS encoding NUDIX hydrolase, which translates to MSYTYEYPRPALTVDCVVFGLDDDDLKVLLIRRGVEPFAGRWALPGGFVRMEESLDDAARRELEEESGVRPGHLEQLYTFGTPGRDPRGRVVTVAYFALVKLSDHVPHASTDAREAAWFSVWDTPKLAFDHADVLGTALQRLKGKVRYQPIGFELLPPKFTLTQLQRLYEVVLERELDKRNFRKKILAMDLLEELDEVEQDVSHRAARLYRFDHKKYKQLEKAGFNFEL; encoded by the coding sequence GTGAGCTACACCTATGAGTACCCGAGGCCGGCGCTGACGGTGGACTGCGTCGTCTTCGGTCTGGATGACGACGACCTGAAGGTGTTGCTCATCCGCCGGGGCGTGGAGCCCTTCGCCGGCAGGTGGGCGCTGCCGGGTGGCTTCGTGCGGATGGAGGAGTCGCTCGACGACGCGGCCCGCCGTGAGCTGGAGGAGGAGTCCGGCGTCCGTCCCGGCCACCTGGAGCAGCTCTACACGTTCGGCACGCCGGGGAGAGACCCTCGGGGCCGCGTCGTCACCGTGGCGTACTTCGCGCTCGTGAAGCTCAGTGACCACGTGCCGCATGCCTCGACGGACGCGCGCGAGGCGGCGTGGTTCTCCGTCTGGGACACGCCGAAGCTGGCGTTCGACCACGCGGACGTGCTCGGCACCGCGCTGCAGCGGCTCAAGGGGAAGGTCCGCTATCAGCCCATCGGCTTCGAGCTGCTGCCGCCCAAGTTCACGCTGACGCAGTTGCAGCGGCTGTACGAGGTCGTCCTGGAGCGGGAGCTCGACAAGCGGAACTTCCGCAAGAAGATCCTCGCCATGGACCTGCTCGAGGAGCTGGATGAGGTGGAGCAGGACGTCTCCCACCGCGCCGCGCGCCTCTACCGGTTCGACCACAAGAAGTACAAGCAGTTGGAAAAGGCCGGCTTCAACTTCGAGCTCTGA
- a CDS encoding protein phosphatase 2C domain-containing protein, translating into MSALPFDIAAASVLGREHARAGRNNQDALCVRASEHGLVAVVADGCGSQACSELGAQLGVRGLVRAALARLAAGESVDAPDFLPALRQDVLLLLARLREDLGREAVKDFLFTVVGAVMTPASTLVFSAGDGVWALNGEVRSLGPFPGNAPPYLAYALVGGDDVPLIQQALLPTEDVHALLLGTDGVVDLEQLATTRMPEREECVGPLSRLWTEDRYFANPDALRRRLALLNRESVRADFATQCVVRTPGLLPDDTTLVVLRRRMGRA; encoded by the coding sequence ATGTCCGCGCTGCCATTCGACATCGCCGCTGCCTCGGTGCTGGGGCGGGAGCACGCCCGGGCGGGACGCAACAACCAGGATGCGCTGTGTGTCCGCGCCAGTGAGCACGGGCTGGTGGCCGTGGTGGCGGACGGGTGTGGCAGCCAGGCGTGCAGTGAGTTGGGAGCGCAGCTCGGTGTTCGTGGGTTGGTGAGGGCGGCGCTGGCTCGGCTCGCGGCGGGCGAGTCCGTGGACGCGCCCGACTTTCTTCCCGCGCTCCGGCAGGACGTGTTGCTGCTCCTGGCGCGGCTCCGCGAGGACCTGGGCCGGGAGGCGGTGAAGGACTTCCTCTTCACGGTGGTCGGCGCGGTCATGACGCCCGCCTCGACGCTGGTCTTCTCTGCGGGGGATGGCGTGTGGGCGCTCAATGGGGAGGTGCGTTCGCTCGGACCGTTTCCGGGGAACGCGCCGCCGTACCTCGCCTACGCGCTGGTGGGCGGAGATGACGTGCCATTGATTCAGCAAGCCTTGCTGCCCACCGAGGACGTCCACGCGCTGCTGTTGGGCACCGATGGGGTGGTGGACCTCGAGCAACTGGCCACCACGCGAATGCCGGAGCGTGAGGAGTGTGTCGGTCCGCTGTCCCGGCTCTGGACCGAGGACCGCTACTTCGCCAACCCGGACGCGCTGCGACGGCGGCTGGCCTTGCTCAACCGCGAATCCGTCCGCGCTGACTTCGCCACGCAGTGCGTGGTGCGCACGCCGGGCTTGCTGCCGGACGACACCACGCTGGTGGTGCTGCGCCGTCGCATGGGGAGGGCGTGA
- a CDS encoding glycosyltransferase family 4 protein: protein MRDSNADVSPIPDTGIVYASFDRFPSPKGAAVHIRAFVEALGAAFGHVDLVALRDSSTSPTGPLALTEGVTYHPLESRGKDLVAQALSFRSHLAEWWRGRPRAAVVHVRSIFEGYPVACRKEALTEALVFEVNGLPSIELKYHYPDVADDAELLRKLVAQEDVCLSRADLLLTPSEVTAEYLVTARGVEASRVKVIPNGADLEVFRYAPPRAPEPGRPVRLLYSGTMTSWQGVHHAIEACRLLRREVPTVLTLVGPLRRHAKRALLDRCGDLLLEGAVELLEPLPQVELAALHHACDVVLVPLPVNDRNCVQGCCPLKLLEAMATGTPVVASNLPVVRTLAEPDEVMLIRPGSAKAIAEAVKALLADPTLGPALSAKARARVERDFPWSRAGEALVRVYEERLGMARARMRRSTSASASA from the coding sequence ATGCGCGATAGCAACGCCGATGTGTCTCCCATTCCCGACACCGGCATTGTCTACGCGTCGTTCGACCGCTTCCCTTCGCCCAAGGGCGCGGCGGTGCACATCCGCGCCTTCGTCGAGGCCCTGGGCGCGGCGTTTGGCCACGTGGACCTGGTCGCGCTCCGGGACAGCAGCACATCGCCCACCGGCCCGCTCGCCCTCACGGAGGGCGTGACGTATCACCCGCTGGAATCCCGGGGGAAAGACCTGGTGGCGCAGGCGCTGTCATTCCGCTCGCACCTGGCGGAGTGGTGGCGAGGACGTCCGCGCGCCGCCGTGGTGCACGTGCGCTCCATCTTCGAGGGCTACCCCGTCGCCTGCCGCAAGGAGGCCCTCACGGAGGCGCTCGTCTTCGAGGTGAACGGGCTGCCTTCCATCGAGCTGAAGTACCACTACCCGGACGTCGCGGACGACGCGGAGCTGCTGCGCAAGCTGGTGGCCCAGGAGGACGTGTGCCTGTCGCGCGCGGACCTGCTGCTGACACCGAGCGAGGTGACGGCGGAGTACCTCGTGACGGCGCGAGGCGTGGAGGCCTCACGGGTGAAGGTGATTCCGAATGGCGCCGACCTGGAGGTGTTCCGCTACGCGCCCCCGCGCGCTCCCGAGCCGGGGCGTCCCGTGCGGCTGCTGTACAGCGGCACCATGACGTCGTGGCAGGGCGTGCATCACGCCATCGAGGCGTGCCGGCTGCTGCGGCGGGAGGTGCCCACGGTGCTGACGCTGGTGGGGCCGCTGCGCAGGCACGCGAAGCGGGCGCTGTTGGACCGGTGCGGCGACCTGCTGCTGGAGGGCGCGGTGGAGCTGCTGGAGCCCCTGCCCCAGGTAGAGCTGGCGGCGCTGCACCACGCGTGTGACGTGGTGCTGGTGCCCCTGCCCGTGAATGACCGCAACTGCGTGCAGGGCTGCTGTCCGCTGAAGCTGTTGGAGGCGATGGCCACGGGGACACCGGTGGTGGCGAGCAACCTCCCCGTGGTGCGCACCTTGGCCGAGCCCGACGAGGTGATGTTGATACGGCCGGGCTCCGCGAAGGCCATCGCCGAGGCGGTGAAGGCCTTGCTCGCGGACCCGACCCTGGGCCCCGCGCTGAGCGCCAAGGCCCGGGCGCGGGTGGAACGGGACTTCCCTTGGAGCCGCGCGGGGGAGGCGCTGGTGCGCGTCTACGAAGAGCGGCTCGGGATGGCGCGGGCCAGGATGCGCCGGAGCACCTCGGCTTCGGCCTCGGCCTGA
- a CDS encoding SDR family oxidoreductase, with protein MKRAWKNRVVVVTGASSGIGRATALALAKKGAHVVLAARREEPLEDLARECEALGVRAIVVPTDVSDAAAVQRLAEEARTAFGHFDAWINNAGVYLMGRLEETPDDAFRQVMETNFFGTVSGARAAVAQFRRQGYGTLVNVSSTFGTVAAPYVSAYVASKHAVRGFSASVRQELLDTGIDVCTILPAAIDTPLWQHTANYTGWRIRPVEPVYTPERVARAILRVLRSPRHEVFVGPVARSFAALHGLLPRTFERTMHGVTEAQHFEQERQGHTSGTLFRPMAEGTGTSGGYHAAGKQWLRRLLLAGGVATAAFSLRRRRETRGLRARVAQVLGA; from the coding sequence ATGAAGCGAGCCTGGAAGAACCGAGTCGTCGTCGTCACCGGTGCGTCGAGCGGAATCGGCCGCGCCACCGCATTGGCCCTGGCGAAGAAGGGGGCCCACGTCGTCCTGGCTGCTCGCCGTGAGGAGCCCCTGGAGGACCTCGCTCGGGAGTGCGAGGCGCTCGGCGTCCGGGCCATCGTGGTCCCCACGGACGTGTCGGATGCCGCCGCCGTCCAACGACTCGCCGAGGAGGCACGCACCGCCTTCGGCCACTTCGATGCGTGGATCAACAACGCGGGTGTCTACCTCATGGGCCGCTTGGAGGAGACGCCCGACGACGCCTTCCGCCAGGTGATGGAGACGAATTTCTTCGGCACCGTCAGCGGCGCCCGCGCCGCCGTGGCGCAGTTCCGCCGGCAGGGCTACGGCACCCTGGTCAACGTCTCCTCGACCTTCGGTACGGTGGCCGCGCCCTATGTCAGCGCGTACGTGGCCTCCAAGCACGCGGTGCGCGGCTTCTCCGCCTCCGTCCGCCAGGAGCTGCTCGATACGGGCATCGACGTGTGCACCATCCTCCCCGCCGCCATCGACACGCCGCTGTGGCAGCACACGGCCAACTACACCGGCTGGCGCATCCGTCCCGTGGAGCCCGTGTACACCCCGGAGCGGGTCGCTCGGGCCATCCTCCGGGTGCTGCGCAGCCCCCGGCACGAAGTCTTCGTGGGACCCGTGGCCCGCAGCTTCGCGGCCCTGCATGGTCTGCTGCCGCGCACCTTCGAGCGCACCATGCACGGTGTCACCGAGGCCCAACACTTCGAGCAGGAGCGCCAGGGCCACACCTCCGGCACGCTGTTCCGGCCCATGGCCGAGGGGACCGGGACCTCGGGCGGCTACCATGCGGCGGGCAAGCAGTGGTTGCGCCGGCTGCTCCTGGCGGGAGGGGTGGCCACGGCGGCGTTCTCCCTGCGCCGGCGGCGGGAAACACGGGGGCTGAGGGCCCGTGTTGCTCAGGTACTCGGAGCGTGA
- a CDS encoding TetR/AcrR family transcriptional regulator encodes MRTKTRSPRRDGARKQPSQVRSKALVDALIQTTARVLLRDGWQAMTTNQIAREAGVSVGSLYQYFPNKEALLLALVERIADEMTARLIEVGTALGDATVDEGITTFVRAALDLSRRDAPLYRAVLIELPRQGTLELFARVNRRLADALADWLVVRRDELDVADPSLTAHILITSIDALTDHALLFQPELLDSPRFERELRALMAGYLGVRRAPAAQRSPPRRRRTT; translated from the coding sequence ATGCGCACGAAAACCCGTAGCCCCAGGCGAGATGGCGCCCGCAAGCAGCCCTCGCAGGTCCGCAGCAAAGCGCTGGTCGATGCCCTGATTCAAACGACAGCTCGCGTTTTGCTCCGAGATGGCTGGCAGGCGATGACCACCAATCAGATTGCCCGCGAGGCAGGCGTGAGCGTGGGCAGCCTGTACCAGTACTTCCCGAACAAGGAGGCACTGCTGCTCGCGCTGGTCGAGCGAATCGCCGATGAGATGACGGCGCGGTTGATTGAGGTGGGCACGGCGTTGGGCGACGCGACGGTCGACGAGGGCATCACGACGTTCGTGCGCGCGGCCCTCGACCTCTCCCGGCGCGACGCCCCGCTTTACCGGGCAGTGCTCATCGAACTGCCTCGCCAGGGCACACTGGAACTCTTCGCACGTGTCAATCGACGGCTCGCGGACGCACTGGCCGACTGGCTGGTGGTTCGGCGCGACGAGCTCGACGTCGCCGACCCATCACTCACCGCGCACATCCTGATCACCTCGATCGACGCGCTCACCGACCATGCCTTGCTCTTCCAGCCGGAGCTGCTCGACAGCCCGCGCTTCGAGCGTGAGCTGCGTGCACTGATGGCCGGCTACCTGGGTGTACGGCGCGCACCGGCGGCTCAGCGGAGCCCGCCTCGCCGCCGCCGTACGACTTGA
- a CDS encoding diacylglycerol/lipid kinase family protein: MNDIAVLVNLRARRGSEGMGGLVQRFLPRARVALTRSLEEARAWISDTLRPNPPALLLAGGGDGTITGLLNELRTAGVALPAIGVLPMGTGNAWARVTGAPRPAVALKQIAAVGERLPPLRPFSLVRVEGKVAPFAGTGWDAEMIQDFKNQLAASGPLRSTQAGLRGYLGAMFTRTVPRHVFGEGNPMVSVYNLGEPALTVDASGSVQPVPHGDKGALLYRGPAGVAGAATTTEWGFGFKAFPFAQAVPHRLSVRVYGGGVLEATRNMFRLWRGEHPMPHMHDWFVQRLRMDFDREVPFQMGGDVIGMRRSLEFDLAEESVQLVDWRQLSRMVHL; encoded by the coding sequence ATGAACGACATCGCCGTCCTCGTCAACCTGCGTGCACGCCGGGGCTCCGAAGGCATGGGAGGGCTGGTTCAGCGCTTCCTTCCGCGGGCTCGCGTGGCGCTCACCCGTTCGCTCGAGGAGGCCCGAGCGTGGATTTCGGACACGCTCCGGCCCAACCCGCCCGCCCTGCTGCTCGCGGGCGGTGGAGACGGGACGATTACGGGGCTGCTCAACGAGCTGCGGACCGCGGGCGTCGCCCTGCCGGCCATCGGCGTGCTCCCCATGGGCACGGGCAACGCCTGGGCCCGAGTCACCGGCGCGCCCCGGCCCGCCGTGGCCCTGAAGCAGATTGCCGCGGTGGGCGAGCGCCTGCCCCCCCTGCGTCCCTTCTCCCTGGTTCGCGTCGAGGGCAAGGTGGCCCCCTTCGCGGGCACCGGCTGGGACGCGGAGATGATTCAGGACTTCAAGAACCAGCTCGCCGCCTCCGGTCCCCTGCGCAGCACCCAGGCGGGCCTCCGCGGGTATCTGGGCGCCATGTTCACCCGGACGGTGCCGCGCCACGTCTTCGGCGAGGGCAACCCCATGGTGTCCGTCTACAACCTGGGGGAGCCCGCGCTCACGGTGGACGCGAGCGGTTCCGTGCAGCCCGTGCCCCACGGAGACAAGGGCGCGCTCCTGTACCGGGGCCCCGCGGGCGTCGCGGGCGCGGCGACCACGACCGAGTGGGGCTTCGGCTTCAAGGCGTTCCCCTTCGCACAAGCGGTGCCCCACCGGCTGTCCGTGCGCGTCTACGGCGGGGGTGTGCTGGAGGCCACCCGGAACATGTTCCGGCTCTGGCGGGGCGAGCACCCGATGCCCCACATGCATGACTGGTTCGTCCAGCGCCTGCGCATGGACTTCGATCGCGAGGTGCCGTTCCAGATGGGCGGGGACGTGATTGGCATGCGCCGCTCGCTGGAGTTCGACCTGGCCGAGGAGAGCGTCCAGCTCGTGGATTGGCGCCAGTTGTCGCGCATGGTCCACCTGTAG
- a CDS encoding DUF418 domain-containing protein, whose protein sequence is MSQRSRLAPIDVLRGFCLLGILVMNIQTFSMPFAAYLNPTVFGSLEGADGLAWALGRLLFDCKFLNLFAMLFGASLVLGGDEVRPRKRLAWLVVFGLVHAYGVWYGDILFTYGVVGMLIVGARTWSPGRQLRLGLALVSVGPALSLAVALGFEHLPPSVVGGIREVLGGGSVPGELAAFGGDWMAQLPVRAKLAFSAQTFHLVFETGWRAAGCMLLGMAGLQFGVFEGRFVSPRGALLLGGLGLAVTSAGLAVQIVWGFAPRAWLVAQALHELGAVPLAIAIGVTVVGLARRFAEASPTRAIASLGKVAFTAYLMQSIVGTLVFGGHGLGAFGTWSRLALLLAPFVFWGLQVMLANVWLRHFGRGPLEALWRGLTRKDFSLRPRVPQARQPVV, encoded by the coding sequence ATGAGCCAGCGTTCTCGTCTTGCCCCTATCGATGTCCTGCGAGGCTTCTGCCTGCTCGGCATCCTCGTGATGAACATCCAGACCTTCTCGATGCCCTTCGCGGCCTATCTGAATCCCACGGTGTTCGGTTCGCTCGAAGGCGCGGACGGTCTTGCCTGGGCGCTCGGGCGTCTTCTCTTCGACTGCAAGTTCCTCAATCTGTTCGCCATGCTCTTCGGCGCGTCCCTGGTGCTGGGCGGCGATGAAGTCCGTCCCCGCAAACGGCTCGCGTGGCTGGTCGTCTTCGGGCTCGTGCATGCCTATGGCGTCTGGTACGGCGACATCCTGTTCACCTACGGCGTCGTCGGCATGCTGATTGTCGGTGCGCGCACCTGGTCTCCCGGGCGGCAGTTGCGTCTGGGGCTCGCGCTCGTTTCCGTCGGGCCCGCGCTCTCCCTGGCGGTTGCCCTGGGGTTCGAACACCTTCCGCCCTCGGTGGTCGGCGGGATCCGCGAGGTCCTTGGTGGAGGCTCGGTCCCGGGAGAACTCGCGGCCTTCGGTGGGGACTGGATGGCGCAGTTGCCCGTTCGGGCGAAGCTGGCCTTCTCGGCCCAGACCTTCCACCTCGTCTTTGAAACGGGCTGGAGGGCGGCGGGGTGCATGTTGCTCGGCATGGCGGGGCTTCAGTTCGGGGTGTTCGAAGGACGCTTCGTGTCACCCCGAGGCGCGTTGCTGCTCGGTGGGCTTGGCCTTGCGGTGACCTCCGCGGGTCTGGCGGTGCAGATTGTCTGGGGCTTCGCACCGCGTGCCTGGTTGGTCGCCCAGGCGCTGCACGAGTTGGGCGCGGTCCCGCTGGCCATCGCGATTGGCGTCACGGTGGTGGGGCTGGCCCGGCGCTTCGCGGAGGCTTCGCCCACGCGTGCCATCGCGTCCCTCGGCAAGGTCGCGTTCACCGCCTACCTGATGCAGTCCATCGTCGGAACGCTGGTGTTCGGAGGTCACGGCCTGGGCGCCTTTGGAACGTGGAGCCGTTTGGCGCTCCTGCTGGCTCCGTTCGTCTTCTGGGGACTGCAGGTGATGCTCGCGAACGTCTGGTTGCGGCACTTCGGGCGCGGCCCGCTCGAGGCGCTCTGGCGAGGTCTCACGCGCAAGGACTTCTCGCTCCGCCCCCGCGTGCCACAGGCCAGGCAGCCGGTCGTGTGA
- a CDS encoding Ig-like domain-containing protein, with product MNLPERFFPPPWTAAVVLLCASACINVPAIESAETEVRITSPVETAYTNGVLEFRLAVTGHAPERVELLKNGEVLAELAPPYVYTWDTAGEAEGTYRLEARAVLGDTAFVSASRDVVVDRTPPQVVSRVPEPGAQEVWVQSPIRAEFSEPMKRSTVTTESVHLRVGELAVAHTVSLSEDGRTVTVTPVTALTAPSTVELSVTGALTDLAGNAAVDLGAAWGWVVPEFVPYPFHPVPRRPWSGAARAQVRLDPNGNPVVMTHYENAQGGHLSVSRWTGEAWQQLGSNLKTSPDEYELHHPNLQLSPDGNPIVAWQEDMGAEFNNYVHVAQWTGEDWKRLGGEQGIIPDRPHARSVSLQLTRQGQPVVAINMDWEDIEGGTIHVYQFQGSNWTRLGSPVRAAPTSETSTPTLALDLLDRPVVAFYHSGESTKLFAQRWNGTDFESLGNTVNPSGTSSTFPKQIISFNQHNQPIITWSGQATTGSTTNDFFSSHWVNNQWVWLGTPPKLSAENDRSVHGAYCSPDETLIVSFVENNAGISSLTLSHRTNETWEKIWSSDDAFRETNFKFHNSSMASDAQGNIVLSWTERHNDHQDEILVYRKNQQP from the coding sequence ATGAACCTTCCCGAACGCTTCTTCCCGCCGCCTTGGACGGCGGCTGTCGTCCTGCTGTGTGCCTCGGCGTGCATCAACGTGCCGGCCATCGAGTCCGCCGAAACGGAGGTGCGAATCACCTCGCCCGTGGAGACGGCTTATACGAACGGTGTGCTGGAGTTCCGGCTCGCTGTCACGGGCCACGCGCCGGAGCGGGTGGAGCTGCTGAAGAACGGCGAGGTCCTGGCGGAGCTGGCGCCGCCGTACGTGTACACGTGGGACACGGCGGGTGAAGCCGAGGGGACCTACCGGCTGGAGGCCCGCGCGGTGCTGGGCGACACCGCGTTCGTGAGCGCGAGCCGCGACGTGGTCGTGGACCGGACGCCACCGCAGGTGGTGTCGCGTGTTCCGGAACCGGGTGCCCAGGAGGTCTGGGTCCAGAGCCCCATCCGCGCCGAGTTCTCCGAACCCATGAAGCGCAGCACCGTGACCACCGAGTCCGTACACCTCCGCGTCGGCGAACTCGCCGTGGCCCACACGGTGTCCCTGTCGGAGGACGGGAGGACCGTGACGGTGACACCCGTCACGGCGCTGACCGCGCCCAGCACCGTGGAGTTGAGTGTCACGGGGGCGCTCACGGACCTGGCTGGGAACGCCGCTGTCGACCTGGGGGCGGCGTGGGGGTGGGTGGTTCCGGAGTTCGTGCCGTATCCATTCCACCCAGTGCCCCGTAGGCCATGGAGTGGTGCAGCGCGAGCTCAGGTCAGACTGGACCCAAATGGGAACCCCGTCGTCATGACACATTATGAGAATGCGCAAGGCGGCCACCTGTCCGTCAGTCGATGGACAGGTGAGGCGTGGCAGCAACTGGGCTCCAACCTCAAAACAAGCCCTGACGAGTATGAACTCCACCACCCCAATCTCCAGCTGTCGCCAGATGGAAATCCAATTGTCGCATGGCAAGAAGACATGGGCGCTGAGTTCAACAACTATGTGCATGTCGCCCAATGGACGGGGGAAGACTGGAAACGCCTTGGCGGAGAGCAAGGAATCATTCCCGACCGGCCTCACGCACGGAGCGTTTCGCTACAACTGACCCGTCAAGGGCAACCTGTAGTTGCCATTAACATGGACTGGGAAGATATCGAGGGTGGAACCATCCATGTATACCAATTTCAGGGGAGCAACTGGACGAGACTCGGTTCTCCGGTCCGTGCCGCTCCTACATCCGAGACAAGCACCCCGACTCTCGCCCTTGATCTCCTCGATCGCCCTGTCGTCGCGTTCTACCACTCAGGCGAGTCAACCAAACTCTTCGCACAAAGATGGAATGGGACTGACTTCGAATCACTAGGCAACACAGTCAACCCCAGCGGCACCTCATCCACATTTCCCAAGCAAATCATCTCATTCAATCAGCACAACCAGCCCATAATAACCTGGTCAGGCCAAGCCACCACCGGCTCAACAACAAACGATTTCTTTTCCAGCCACTGGGTCAACAACCAATGGGTCTGGCTTGGCACACCACCCAAACTCTCAGCGGAGAACGACAGGAGTGTCCATGGAGCCTACTGCAGTCCTGACGAAACGCTAATTGTCTCGTTCGTGGAAAACAATGCAGGTATTTCTTCTCTGACACTAAGCCACCGCACCAACGAAACATGGGAGAAAATCTGGAGTTCAGACGACGCATTTCGCGAAACGAACTTCAAATTCCACAACTCCAGCATGGCCTCAGATGCTCAGGGAAACATTGTTCTCTCCTGGACCGAGAGGCACAACGACCATCAAGACGAAATTCTCGTATACAGAAAAAATCAACAACCCTAG
- a CDS encoding glycosyltransferase, which translates to MSDSPRVLLLAERFPPDIGGLARSGARTAGSLVKLGAKVDVLAWTRTAAPGALQTVDDAGDISPFARGVTLHRLGLFGSTDLSMQHTLDVLGYLHAKQRYDLVWGHYLFPPGFLAVAFAESVGIASVVSARGNDVDQLMFPPGDFARLLWTLQRARILTAASADLGRKMCMLLGREETVEVVPNAVDTAIFSPGPADPALRERLGIAPDEAVLGFSGELRHKKGLPFLLSALTEVRRVRPACLLVIGEVRPRDAEHLVAFRAEHPEDAARILISGPLDTPESIAAHLRLCDVYLQPSLWEGMPNALLEAMACARPVVASDAGGIPEAVDAGRNGFIVPKALLNHLGQACLDVLSLPPEQRAALGVAARQRIEARFQAEAEAEVLRRILARAIPSRSS; encoded by the coding sequence ATGTCCGACAGCCCGCGTGTCCTCCTCCTCGCTGAACGCTTCCCGCCCGATATCGGAGGCCTGGCTCGCAGTGGGGCGCGCACGGCGGGCTCGCTGGTGAAGCTGGGCGCCAAGGTGGACGTGCTGGCGTGGACACGCACCGCCGCGCCGGGTGCGTTGCAGACCGTGGACGACGCGGGAGACATCTCCCCGTTCGCTCGCGGCGTGACGCTCCACCGGCTGGGGCTCTTCGGCAGCACGGACCTGTCCATGCAGCACACGCTCGACGTGCTCGGCTACCTGCACGCGAAGCAGCGGTATGACCTCGTGTGGGGGCACTACCTGTTCCCGCCCGGGTTCCTCGCCGTCGCCTTCGCCGAGTCCGTGGGCATCGCCTCCGTCGTCAGCGCCCGGGGCAATGACGTGGACCAGCTCATGTTCCCTCCGGGCGACTTCGCGCGCCTGCTGTGGACCCTGCAGCGGGCCCGTATTCTCACGGCTGCGTCCGCGGACCTCGGCCGGAAGATGTGCATGCTCCTGGGCCGAGAAGAGACGGTCGAGGTCGTCCCCAACGCCGTGGACACCGCCATTTTCTCGCCCGGTCCGGCGGACCCCGCGCTCCGGGAGCGGCTGGGCATCGCTCCCGATGAAGCCGTGCTCGGCTTCTCCGGCGAGCTTCGTCACAAGAAGGGCCTGCCCTTCCTGCTCTCCGCCCTCACCGAGGTGCGCCGCGTACGGCCCGCGTGCCTGCTCGTCATCGGTGAGGTGCGGCCGCGCGACGCCGAGCACCTGGTCGCCTTCCGCGCCGAGCATCCCGAGGACGCCGCGCGCATCCTCATCTCCGGGCCGCTCGACACACCGGAGTCCATCGCCGCGCACCTGCGCCTGTGTGACGTGTACCTCCAGCCGTCCCTGTGGGAAGGCATGCCCAACGCCCTGCTGGAGGCCATGGCCTGCGCCCGGCCCGTCGTCGCCAGTGACGCGGGCGGCATCCCCGAGGCCGTGGACGCGGGCCGCAATGGCTTCATCGTCCCCAAGGCCTTGCTCAATCACCTGGGGCAGGCGTGTCTCGACGTGCTCTCCCTGCCTCCCGAGCAGCGCGCCGCGCTCGGCGTCGCGGCCCGTCAGCGCATCGAAGCGCGCTTTCAGGCCGAGGCCGAAGCCGAGGTGCTCCGGCGCATCCTGGCCCGCGCCATCCCGAGCCGCTCTTCGTAG